The Xylanivirga thermophila genome contains the following window.
ATCTTATTGTTGGAATTCTTATAGCTATACTCGCAGTAAATGTATATAAAACAAACAATTCTGGGAGATTAAAGTTGGATAAGATGAAATTAAACATGCCTGTATATGGCAAGATTTTTCGCCAATTGTTTACCATTGAATTTTCAGGTGCATTGTGTATGCTGTTAGATTCAGGCCTTAATTTGGTTAATAGTTTGGGAATAATAGCGGATATAATGGATAATTACGCCATTAAAGATCTCATATTACAGGCACAGCATAATGTAAACTATGGTGGCAAGCTGTCTAATGAAATAAAAAAGTTAAATTTGTTTCCTTCACTATTTGTAGAAATGCTATATGTAGGGGAAAGTTCGGGAAATATAATCCCAATGGTAGATCAAGTAACATATATTTATATTCAGGAAGTTCAGGCTGATTTAGAAAAAATATTATCCTTAATAGAACCTGTTACTATAATAATTTTGGGAGTAATTGTGGGATTTATAGTCCTGGCAATAATATTGCCTATGACTGAATTAATAGGTATCCTAAAATAAGGAGTGGTTTTTATGTTTGATAATAAAGGTTTTACTTTAATAGAATTGATAGTTGTTATATGTATTCTAGGCATATTATCTACCATTGTTTTACCTAGAATGATGGATAATGTACAGACTGCCAAAGATACGGTTGCAGATGTTAACGCTAGAACATTGGCAAATATTATTCAAATATACAATGCTGAACAAACTGATCAAAGCAAAATATTCAAAAGCCAAATTATAAAATCGGAAACAGATAAATCTAAAATACCAGATGAAATTAAAGAACGGATCCCGAAAAATTTTGACTGGACAAATATGTCTGAAGTAAATGTAGATGAAAAGGGAGATGTGGAGATAAAAACAAAGTTAAATTAAAATGGGGATGAGATACTTGATAAATATGAAAGGTTTCAGCCTTATTGAATTGATAATAGTATTAAGTATATTAGCCGTTCTATCCTGTATAATTATTCCCAACTCATTATCATTGGGGAATAATATATTGCTAGAGATAGAAGCACAAAAAATAGCTCAGGATATTAGACTTGCCCAACAACTTGCGGTAATAAACAATTATACATATATATTTGAAATAAATTGTAATAAAAAATTATATATAATACGAAAAAATAATGCTTTTCAACTTCCTGACAAAAAGGCAGAAATATCACCTGGAATATACTATATAAAATCTAATTTTGATAAATATGGAGATTACTATCGAATATATTTCAATTCAAATTCTATTCCAGCTCAAACGGGTACTATTAAGCTATATGATAGATATGGAAGAAAAAAAGTAATCTCTGTTGCTGTAGCTTCAGGGAGGGTGATTGTACGTTGATAAAAAATTCCCAAAAAGGCCTAAGCTTGGTTGAACTATTGATCTCCCTATTTATTATATACATTGTAGTTCTGCCTTTTATAAATATGATACACATATCCAGCCAGAATATGCGTAGTTCAAGAGATCAAATAGAATTATCTTTTTTCTCAAAAAAATGTATAGAAATGATGAAGAGTATGGATTATGCAGAGGCATTACAGAATTATAATGGACAAATAAGAGAGATGGATGGATATTTTGTAGAGTTTTCATTACAACCATGCAATAACAATGGTAATATTTTTGCTATTATAATAAACGATTGCTATGTAGATATGGTATATCCATGTGGACGATTAAAGAGGCTAAATTATGAGGATGGTCAAAATATATTTGTAGAAGACGTACCAAAGAAAATGCCAGTCGAGATAAATGCATTAAAGTATTATGAGCATAAAAATATAAATATTATCATGAGTAATAATACAATTAGTGATGTCTCTCTATATCTAAATTCTAGCAATGCACATTTAATAAATATATTATCATGCTCTGTAACCCAATATGTAGGACATTACTACAAAGATTATTTACTCTTTGACACAACTATAAAGATATATGATCAACTTTCAAATGAACAACCATTGTATACTTCCAATAATATCATTAAACTGGAGATATAGAAGGTCATGAAAGAAAAAGATAGAAGAGGATATACCTTAATAGAGCTTGTGGTTTGTATATTTCTACTTGCAATTATTTGCCCTTCCATATATTCATTTTATATAACCAATATTAAATACTGCTATGAGTCAATAAGAAATATGGAAATAGAGCAACAAGTGCGTATAGCCATGTCTTATATAGACAGAATATTGCATAATACTTACGAAGATGAAGTCAGAATAATGAATGGCACTATTGGTGGTACATATCTTATTATAAAAGATCAAATGTTTGATCTTAAAGGTACGACTCTGAGAGTTGAATACAACTATAATAGCGGAATAATAAGGAAAAATCCTTTGGCAGAAAACATTATAAGATTTGAGGCATATAAGAACGGAAATCTTTTGACGGTTATCATCGGAGGGGGAATAGATGAGGAAGCTTTTAGCCTTTCTAGTGAGGTTTTTTTAATATCTAGAGATGAGGGTCAAAATGAATCAGCTATTAAATAATGACGGAATGATGTTAGTCTTATCCGTTTTAGTCGTTATGCTTATGTTGACTATTGGGATCGGGATTATATCATTAACAGAAAATAATCACAAAATGGTCTTAAATGACAAGGAATATCGTGAAAGCTATTATATGGCTGAATCAGGATTATATTATAGCTTGGATTTTATGCAACAAATTTTAGAAGATACTATGTCTAACTATATAAATAATATACAATTTTTTAATACCTTTGAAGAAAAAACTATTGGTAAAAATGAGACTATACCTACGAGTTTGAATGATATTATCCATGGAAAACAGGTTAACATATCCATCAAACGGATAAGTAGTGGTAATGATTATAGAAAATATCAATTATTATGTGAAGGCATCTCAGGTAAGGCAAAAAGTAAAATTAAAGCAATAATAGGTATATCTCCAATAGTTAATGTAGGTTTAAATGACGAACATCCTGTACTAAAAAATGCATCTGTAGTATCTGGGCAAAAAGTATCAAATGAAATTGCAATTGATGGTCATGTGTATGATCAAACTAATACTACAAAGTACTTATTGTATAGTTATATAAATGACTTTAAAAACTGGGATGAACTTAATAGATATTATGACTGCAAAAATGGGGAAATAGTTTTAGAAAACGGACATTATGTGATATATAGCAACAGTGAAGTGCTGGGAGATCATGAAGAGCCAATAGTTTTCATAACTCCGCAAAATGATTATAGGGACGTATATATAAGTGAGAATATACATACAGTATATGGTTTGTTTTGTATAGGAGGAAATTTAATGTTTTTAGGAGATGAAACCACGGTATATGGGTCAATAGTAACTGAGGCGGGAGTACATAATATACTACCAAATAAACAACTATCAAATAAGATTGTTTATGATAGATATGTAATAATGAATGCTATAAAGCATTCTGATTTTAAGAATTTCTTTAACTATTCACCAGATCATAAATACAGTAAATTTAATATGTTTGAAATTATATCGATATCAGATTATTATGAATGAGGAGAAAAACAAATGCGTAAAAATATTATAGGATTAGACATAGGATCAGCATATATAAAGATGATAGAAGCAAATTTAAGACATGGCTTTAAGGTAGAACATTGGGCCAGTATACCAAATTCATGTAAAATATTAGGCGATGATGTTCTTTATAAAAAAACAACTGAGGAAATTATCACTAGATGTATGAAATATAATGGATTTACATCGAGAAGGGTTAGTTTATCTCTCTCTCATCCTGAAGTTATAGTGAGGAGTCTAGAACTTCCTATGATGGGATATTACCAAACACTATCAAATATCAAATTTGAATTTTGTCATCATTTTGGTATCAATGAAGATTTGTATAAATTTGATTATAGAATAATCAAATTTATACAGCAGAACAATTCAGATATACAGCAAATACTAGCAGTTGCAGCACCTTTAGAGATTATAAAAACCTATATGGAAATTATCAAACGATGTAATTTAAATCTTGCTTTTATAGATGTTCCTGAAAATATATATGGAAAATTATTTGGATCTATAGAAGATGTAGTATGCATAGTTGATATAGGTTATAAGCAGATAGATATGTTTATATATGATCAAGGAGTTTTTTGTATTGGGAAACGGTTGGGGTCACTATCTTTAGATGTAATTCAAATAGAAAATAGTATAATACAACTTATAAATTACTATAGTTCTAACCATGGAGGTATTGTTTCAATGATTATATTAACTGGGGGGCAACTTTTGCATGATAACTTAGACGAAATTTTGGGCAAGGATCTGAATATACCAGTAAAAACAATTGATAGATATGATTTAGGCAAGGATATACTATTTGATGAATCTATAGCACTTCCTATTTATGCTAAGGCTATAGGGGCTGCTTTAAGAAAGGATAGTACATATGCATGATATAAATTTAGTCACCAAAAAAGATGTTAAACATACAATAATGGATAAAAAACATGAATTCTTAATAATTATTATTTTCATTTGTATGTGTTTTTGTGGAATATATAGACCTCTCTATAAAAGGAAAAAGGTTTACAGACAATTAGAAGAATATAGGAAATATGAGCTAGAATATAATAAGGTAGGCAGAAAGAATCAGGATTATGATTTGATGTTAATGGGAAATGAACAATATAAATTAAGTGTGTATAATGAAAAAGTAAATTCCTTATTGTCAAAAATGCAAACTCAAAAGCCAGAATCAATATATATCAAATCTATAAAATATGAAAGAGAAAATATGGAAATAGAAGTATTAGGAACAAGAGAGTTAGATATTATTAATTTTATCAAAAATATAGAGAATATGGACGACTCTATTAAAGTTAATATAGATACCATTACAGAATCCGATCAAGATAATCTTATAGCGTTTGTTATACATATTATTTTAAATAACAACGAGGATGGAGATGAGGTTGTTGAATATTACAACGAGGATAGGATTGAGTAATAGGGAGAAACTTTTTATTTTAGCATTAATCGTTGTTTTAATATCTTCCATATATTATAGTTTTTTTTATATCCCCATAAAGAACGATATAAAAATTGCTTTGGCCGAGATAGATAGTATTAAGAGTTCAATTGATCAAATGGAATTTTATAAATCAGCACATTATAATATAAGAAAAGAATATAAGACTATTGATACTTCTAAAATCATAAAGGATGTAGAACAAAAAGATATAGCTCTGTTTTTATGCGAAACCTTAAATAAATATAGTGAAGAAAAGTCAATATCCTTCAAAAAAGATCAATACTATAACAATTTAAAATGTATGCTTGTAGAAATAGAAGGAAGCATGGATTATAATAACCTTATAAAACTGCTAAAACATTTAGAAGAAGCTCCTTACTATAATATTATAGATAGTATTGATGTACAGATGTTATATTTAAAAGGAGACAATATGTTTGTAAAGGTGAAATTATCTGTTGAATTTTTATGTTTGCATTCATAGCTTACTTTATTTTACCTCTGCAAAATGATATAATTATAAAAAGGAGGGCTCTGATGCCTATAAATATAATACTAGCTGGTTTTATGGGAGTTGGTAAAAGTACTGTAGGGAAAATACTTGCTGATAGGTTGGATTGGGTATTCTTTGATACTGATACATTGATCTCGGATAGTGCAGGTATGTCCATTTCTGAAATATTTTCTACATATGGGGAACAATATTTTAGAAGTTTAGAAAATCGTATAATCGATGATATAATAATTAATAGCAATATGGTAATAGCTACAGGAGGAGGTTTAATCTTAGACCAAAGTAATTTTGATCTAATAAAATCAAAAGATTCAGTAATAATTGTTTTAGACGCTCCTTTTGATGTAATATGGAGCCGATTGCGGTTCTGTGATGATAGGCCTATAATAGTTAATAATTCAAAATTACAAATTAAAGGACTATATGAAATTAGAAGGCCTATATATTATGAACGGGCTGATTACATAGTATCCATTTGTAGCAAGACGCCATACGAAATAGCTAAAGAAATAGAATGTCTACTAGATTTACATCAGTAGGAGGCGATTTTAATAAAGACAATAAAATTTGGACCATCAGGGAATTCAGATTCGTTTTACGAGCAAGGTCATAAATCCAGTATAGATATGCCCAAATGGCTACATGATATGGGGCTTAACGCATATGAATACCCATGTACTCGAGGTGTAAATATAAAACGAGAAACTGCGCAAAAGTTAGGATTTGAAGCGCAAAAGCATGATATATTTCTCAGTATACATGCTCCATATTATATAAATTTGGCTGCACAAGATCAACATAAGCAAGAAAAAAACAAACAGTATTTGTTAGATTCTTTGCAGGCAGCTCAATGGATGGGAGCTAAACGGGTAGTATTTCATCCTGGCTCTTGTGGTAAACTGAATCGAGAAAAAGCAATGGATTTAGCGATTACATCTCTAGAAAAGATATTGGAAGATGCAGAGCCTTTTATAAAACAAGGAATAAGCCTATGTCCGGAAACTATGGGAAAACAAAATCAATTAGGTATTTTGGATGAAGTGCTCTATATATGTTCACTTCATGAATCGCTTTTACCCACAATAGACTTTGGACATATTAATGCATTAGGAAATGGAAGCATAAAATCTAAGCAAGATTATACCTATATACTAGACCAAATACAACACAGGCTTAAAGATGAAAGGGCATATAAATTTCATGTACATTTTAGCCGTATTGAATATACTAAGGCGGGAGAGAAAAAGCATTGTACTCTATCAGATATACAGTATGGGCCGGAATTTGAACCATTAGCAGAACTTTTAGCAGAGCGTGAACTACATCCAGTCATTGTATGCGAGTCACGAAACAATATGGCAGAAGATGCATTAAAGTTAAAAAAAATATTTGAAGAAAAAATTCATCTAGTCAACTGAGTTTTTTTGTGATAATATATATTGGAAATTGGATAGAGGGGTATGAATATGAAGATCCTCATTATAAACGGACCTAATTTGAATTTATTAGGAAGTAGAGAACCTAGCATTTATGGTACTATGGAACTGCATGATTTAGTAAACTCTATTAAAAAATATGGAGATAGACTAGGTATACAGGTACAGCATATACAATCCAATAGTGAAGGATGTTTGATAGATGCCATTCATAATTCAGTAGGATTATATGATGGAATAGTATTAAATGCAGGCGCTTATAGTCATTATAGTTATGCTTTGAGGGATGCTATAGCAGGGATAAATGTTCCTGTGATAGAAGTTCATATAACTAATATCTATAATAGGGAAGATTTCCGTAATGTTTCTGTAATCTCTCCTGTATGCATAGGACAAATTAGTGGTTTAGGGATTGATGGATATAAGCTTGCCTTGCAGTATTTTTTCGATCATAAAGATAATGAGCACTGTTAAGGAATATTAAGCGGGGCGATAGGCATAAAAAAGGTAGATAGGCTTATTAAACAAATTGAATTAAGTGAAGTTGATGGAGCTATCATTATGATGCAAGAGAATATAAAGTATTATTCTAGATTTACAGGCGAAGAGGGTATAATCATGGTT
Protein-coding sequences here:
- a CDS encoding PulJ/GspJ family protein, whose translation is MKEKDRRGYTLIELVVCIFLLAIICPSIYSFYITNIKYCYESIRNMEIEQQVRIAMSYIDRILHNTYEDEVRIMNGTIGGTYLIIKDQMFDLKGTTLRVEYNYNSGIIRKNPLAENIIRFEAYKNGNLLTVIIGGGIDEEAFSLSSEVFLISRDEGQNESAIK
- a CDS encoding type II secretion system protein produces the protein MFDNKGFTLIELIVVICILGILSTIVLPRMMDNVQTAKDTVADVNARTLANIIQIYNAEQTDQSKIFKSQIIKSETDKSKIPDEIKERIPKNFDWTNMSEVNVDEKGDVEIKTKLN
- a CDS encoding type IV pilus modification PilV family protein, with the protein product MIKNSQKGLSLVELLISLFIIYIVVLPFINMIHISSQNMRSSRDQIELSFFSKKCIEMMKSMDYAEALQNYNGQIREMDGYFVEFSLQPCNNNGNIFAIIINDCYVDMVYPCGRLKRLNYEDGQNIFVEDVPKKMPVEINALKYYEHKNINIIMSNNTISDVSLYLNSSNAHLINILSCSVTQYVGHYYKDYLLFDTTIKIYDQLSNEQPLYTSNNIIKLEI
- a CDS encoding shikimate kinase, whose amino-acid sequence is MPINIILAGFMGVGKSTVGKILADRLDWVFFDTDTLISDSAGMSISEIFSTYGEQYFRSLENRIIDDIIINSNMVIATGGGLILDQSNFDLIKSKDSVIIVLDAPFDVIWSRLRFCDDRPIIVNNSKLQIKGLYEIRRPIYYERADYIVSICSKTPYEIAKEIECLLDLHQ
- a CDS encoding type II secretion system protein — its product is MKGFSLIELIIVLSILAVLSCIIIPNSLSLGNNILLEIEAQKIAQDIRLAQQLAVINNYTYIFEINCNKKLYIIRKNNAFQLPDKKAEISPGIYYIKSNFDKYGDYYRIYFNSNSIPAQTGTIKLYDRYGRKKVISVAVASGRVIVR
- the aroQ gene encoding type II 3-dehydroquinate dehydratase; this encodes MKILIINGPNLNLLGSREPSIYGTMELHDLVNSIKKYGDRLGIQVQHIQSNSEGCLIDAIHNSVGLYDGIVLNAGAYSHYSYALRDAIAGINVPVIEVHITNIYNREDFRNVSVISPVCIGQISGLGIDGYKLALQYFFDHKDNEHC
- a CDS encoding PilN domain-containing protein, which produces MHDINLVTKKDVKHTIMDKKHEFLIIIIFICMCFCGIYRPLYKRKKVYRQLEEYRKYELEYNKVGRKNQDYDLMLMGNEQYKLSVYNEKVNSLLSKMQTQKPESIYIKSIKYERENMEIEVLGTRELDIINFIKNIENMDDSIKVNIDTITESDQDNLIAFVIHIILNNNEDGDEVVEYYNEDRIE
- the pilM gene encoding type IV pilus biogenesis protein PilM, with amino-acid sequence MRKNIIGLDIGSAYIKMIEANLRHGFKVEHWASIPNSCKILGDDVLYKKTTEEIITRCMKYNGFTSRRVSLSLSHPEVIVRSLELPMMGYYQTLSNIKFEFCHHFGINEDLYKFDYRIIKFIQQNNSDIQQILAVAAPLEIIKTYMEIIKRCNLNLAFIDVPENIYGKLFGSIEDVVCIVDIGYKQIDMFIYDQGVFCIGKRLGSLSLDVIQIENSIIQLINYYSSNHGGIVSMIILTGGQLLHDNLDEILGKDLNIPVKTIDRYDLGKDILFDESIALPIYAKAIGAALRKDSTYA
- a CDS encoding TIM barrel protein, translating into MLIKTIKFGPSGNSDSFYEQGHKSSIDMPKWLHDMGLNAYEYPCTRGVNIKRETAQKLGFEAQKHDIFLSIHAPYYINLAAQDQHKQEKNKQYLLDSLQAAQWMGAKRVVFHPGSCGKLNREKAMDLAITSLEKILEDAEPFIKQGISLCPETMGKQNQLGILDEVLYICSLHESLLPTIDFGHINALGNGSIKSKQDYTYILDQIQHRLKDERAYKFHVHFSRIEYTKAGEKKHCTLSDIQYGPEFEPLAELLAERELHPVIVCESRNNMAEDALKLKKIFEEKIHLVN